In Candidatus Poribacteria bacterium, the sequence AAACAGGAGACAGGAATATAGATTTTCCCCTGCCTCCTGCTTCCTGTTTCCCGTCTCCTTCTAACACTGAGAAATAAACATTTCTGGCTTCTCGGATCTCCGCTACACTTGGCGATAATATGAGCGACCAGATTACCAGGGAAATTTCATCGTGATCCCGCTGATCAAATCATCGTGGCCACGGCAAGAGTATACAGTTGTCCATTAGTGACTCTAGACGAAAGAATTTTGAACTATCCACACGTTACGACGATAAGATAATTTCACCTGCAGCAGTGGGGATATCACATATAGACATGTCCTGATGGATTTCCTTACCATCTAGAATTTTATCCCCTCCATTCTCCCATATGCGGTCGCCCTAACACATATCTCGAGCAACACCTTCCTTCCCATATCCGCTGGGACGGCGGTCTCCATGTCAAGTTTTTCCACCTCTATTTCCACCTCAGATGCGCCGGCCATCCTCGCCAGCCTCTCGGCCTCATTTGACGCTTCCCTCTCAGCGATCCTCAACGCCTCAGACATCTTCTCGACCTCGAACCTTCCCGATGGGGCATGGATCGTATATCCCGCTACTCCGGCCGGGGTGTATATCGGCTCTATACGGACGGTGGCGGTCTGAACGATCCCGCCGGTTATCGCTCCCACTGCGTTTGCCACCTCGGCGTGGGGAGGTATGATCAATTCGGCGTTCAGCCTACGGGCCACGTTGGGCATGTAAGCCTCCACCGGCGCGCCTATGGCGATTATCGGCGAGTTGAGCCTCGCGGAGAAGGTGATCCCCCCTTTATCATCCAAGCCGAGCATCTCCCTCCAGATCCAGCTACACAACCTGCATCCGTTGTGCAGGGCGATTCCGGATTCATCCGATATGATTTTCCCCGCTATCTCCCCGGCCACCTTCCTCTCCACCGCTTCAAGCACCCTATCAGCGAATTTATCGGGCGAGATCCCAAGCCATCTGGAGCAGAGCTTCACCCCGATCTCCGCCGCCTCCCTATCCCATTCCAGGTACATGCCTCTGTAGTGCAGGATATCCGTCGGGGTAAGCCCCGAACGTATTATCACCCCGCTCTCCTCCAGATCGTTCAGATTCAAAAGGGCGGGATGGGTTCCCATGGCTCGTGCGATCTGATCGATCGACTTCGGCCCGTCTCTCAATTGCGATATCACCTCAGGTCGCCCCGCTCCGTCGTCCGATCTGTTTAAGATCAGGAAGTCGATCGGCTGGTAGGTAAAGGCCGGCGCCCTTCTGGAGGAGCCGATCCTGAGGAGCTCCTTTTTGATCTCTGGATGGCGGCTTGAAAGGAGACATAGGGGAACGACCCTCCGGGGTGAGATCGTAAAGCCGAGCGTCGGATCGAGCCTTATATGGCTGTCGCCGCCTATACCCGTGGTTTGGATATCGGCCGCCAGGATGCTCGTCCGCCACCCCCCGACTCTCGCTCCCTCGCCGCTGAGTCTGGGGGAGCCGTCATAGAGAACAGCTATGTCGGTCGTCGTTCCACCCATATCCACCACGATCCCGTCCTTACACCCTGACAGGAACTTACCTCCCATCACGCTGGCGGCAGGTCCGGAGAGGATGGTCTCTATCGGCCTCTCCATCGCCATCCTGTGGCTCATCATATGGCCATCACCCTTAACGACCATGATAGGGGCATCTATCCCCTTCGCCTTAAGCGCCCTCTCGACGGAGAGGATGAGATCGCGGATAAGGGGGATCAATCTGGCGTTGAAGGCGGCCGTGACGGCACGTTTTATCGAATCGAGCCTGTCGCTGAGCTCATGACCGCAGACGACGGGCAGATCACAGAGGGATCGTATCAGCTCCTTGACCCTGATCTCATGATCGGGGTTTCTCACGGCGCCGTATCCGGAGACGGCATATGCCTCGACGGAATCCCTCGTCTTCAGGATCACCCTACGAGCCGCCTCCAGATCCAACGGCTCCCGTTCCACCCCGTAGATATCGTGTCCTCCCCGTATGATGTGGATCTCCCTGACGGGGAAGGAGTCACCCAGCCCCTCATAGAGCAGCTTCGGATTGTATCCGATCCCGATCAGACAGACCTTGCCGCCCTTTCCCTCCACGATCGAGTTTGTGGTGAGAGTGGTTGAGAGCGAGACCAATCTTATGGAGCCTGAGGGGATATCGCCCAACGCCTCTATGGAATCCAGTATCCCGATCGAGAGGTCATGTCTCGTCGTCAGCGCCTTCGCCTTTCGAATCACCTTTCCGGTTTCGAAATCCAGGAGGACCGAATCGGTATATGTCCCTCCGGTATCTATTCCCAAGCCCGTTTTCATCCTGACCTCCCGGCGCTCATATTTCCCTCCTCAATTCCCCGTG encodes:
- a CDS encoding hydantoinase/oxoprolinase family protein; this translates as MKTGLGIDTGGTYTDSVLLDFETGKVIRKAKALTTRHDLSIGILDSIEALGDIPSGSIRLVSLSTTLTTNSIVEGKGGKVCLIGIGYNPKLLYEGLGDSFPVREIHIIRGGHDIYGVEREPLDLEAARRVILKTRDSVEAYAVSGYGAVRNPDHEIRVKELIRSLCDLPVVCGHELSDRLDSIKRAVTAAFNARLIPLIRDLILSVERALKAKGIDAPIMVVKGDGHMMSHRMAMERPIETILSGPAASVMGGKFLSGCKDGIVVDMGGTTTDIAVLYDGSPRLSGEGARVGGWRTSILAADIQTTGIGGDSHIRLDPTLGFTISPRRVVPLCLLSSRHPEIKKELLRIGSSRRAPAFTYQPIDFLILNRSDDGAGRPEVISQLRDGPKSIDQIARAMGTHPALLNLNDLEESGVIIRSGLTPTDILHYRGMYLEWDREAAEIGVKLCSRWLGISPDKFADRVLEAVERKVAGEIAGKIISDESGIALHNGCRLCSWIWREMLGLDDKGGITFSARLNSPIIAIGAPVEAYMPNVARRLNAELIIPPHAEVANAVGAITGGIVQTATVRIEPIYTPAGVAGYTIHAPSGRFEVEKMSEALRIAEREASNEAERLARMAGASEVEIEVEKLDMETAVPADMGRKVLLEICVRATAYGRMEGIKF